ACTCGTTCAAGGCAGACTTCGGAAGACTTGCGCTCAGAAAATAACCAATTATCGACTGCGGTTTTGGCCTTTAGCCGCGACCAGGCGCATTTGATAGTTTACGGCTTGGCTGCCGGGATCACGGATCTCCAGCACGACATGAATGGGTTGCTGGCTGGCCATGGATTTTAGCGAGCTTAGCTCTCCTTGCAAATACTCCCTTGGTTGGAATATTCGGCTGGCTAGAGTACGGCCATTGATGTCACTGAAACGCAACAACAAACCTGGAAAATCTCGGCTTTCTGTGCCGGTATTGACCAGCAGGGTGTCGACAATAACCGCATCGCTGTGTTCGGGGTGTTTACGTACCACCAATTTGCGGGTGGTTAAATTTTCGAGTGATTGGGTTGTCGCTGGGGGCGTGGGGCGGCAATCCAGCTGCCAGCTAGCACAAAATGATTCGACATAGGGCGCTACCGGGCTGGCCAGGAGCTGGGGCATTTGCCACCATGCCAATTGCCATAGCAGCAATGTAAAAACGATGAGATTACCCAGTGCCCAAGTCCAGCGTCGGGGTTTTGCTGGTGGCATATGGTGTTCAAAATCGTGGTTGACGGTGCTCAGAGAATTTAACAGTGTGAGTGGATCGTTAAGGTCTGCCTGGGCCTCGGCATTGTGTTCGGCGCTATTTTCGAGCGGCGCATTTTTGCTGTCTTCAGTGTTATCGGCATCGCTGAGCTCCGCGGAGGGAGGGTCACTTTGCGCTGATGAGGGACTGGTATCGAGTTGCGTTTCCAGGGTCGGCAGCGCGGTGTTTTGAGCGGCATTAAATATCTGCTGACAACGGCCACAGCGCACTAATCCTTCGGCAACCTTGAACAGCTCTGGGTTCACCCGAAAACGGGTGTGGCAGGCGGGGCATTGGGTCGTGTCTGTCTGCATAGCGTTGTCGTTGTCTGAGCTTGGCCTGTTTTAAGGTGGTAGTTGCTGGTGGTCGTCAACTACATAGCGCCTTCTTATGGCACCTTCTTATAGCACCTTAGTTTGTTTTTATGCCGCTTATCCTAACCCATTCTTCTTTAGAGGTCAGGCTCAGCTCACGAAAGCCATTGCCATAGCATTCAAGTAGCTGTTCGCCTTGGGTATCAAGAATGCCAGAAAGGCAAATTAAACCGTCGTTTTTGACTAGCCCGGTGAGTCGGGGTGCGAGCTGTAATAGGGGTCCGGCAAGGATATTTGCCAGCAGCACATCAGCCTGTACATTGTTGTCGAATTCGTCGGGCAGCAGGCACTGAATTTTGGTTTCGTCAATATCGTTGCGCCGGGCATTCTCGCGGGTTGCCAGCAATGCCTGCGGGTCACTGTCGATACAGATTAATCTGTTGGCACCGAGTAACAAGGCGGCGATCCCTAAAATCCCAGAGCCACAGCCATAGTCGATAACGGTTTTTCCGGCGATGGCCTGGCTGTCTAACCATTGTAAGCACAGCCACGTGGTGGGGTGAGTGCCAGTACCAAAGGCCAGGCCGGGGTCGAGTAAGACATTGACGGCATCGGGATCGACCGGCTCTCGCCAGCTGGGGCAAATCCACAAATTGTTGCCGCATTGTAAGGGCTGGTAGCTGTCCATCCACTCTCTAATCCAGTCTCGGTCTTCAAGGATTTCGGTGCGATGGGGTGGCAGTGCCTGGCCGTAAAAAGCCGCCAGTGCGGGTAGCAGGCTTTCCATGTCGGTGTCTGCAGGGAAGAGACCTGTGACTCGGGTATGCTGCCAAACAGGTGTTTCGCCGATGGGTGGCTCATACAGTGGTTGATCGGCGTCGTCTTCCATGGTGACGGCAGATGCGCCAATTTCCATTAAGGCATCTTCAAGTTCAGAGGCGGAGCTGGGGTCGGCGTCGAGGCGCAATTGCAACCAGGTCATAAGTCGTGCGTCCTTATCTGCTGAAAAGATACCGGCTAAGAGGCTAGGCGGAAATGTCAGGGAAAATACTTGATAGGCAGTAGGCGGGAGTTTGGCTCCCGCCGTTGAAGATTAAAGCTTCAGCTTTTTCTCAAGGTAGTGAATGCTGACCCCGCCTTTGCGGAATGCGCTGTCCCGAACCAGGTCGCGTTGCAGATCGGTGTTGGTGCGGATACCGTCCACAATCAATTCGTCCAAGGCATTGCGCATGCGGTTAAGCGCGATTTCCCGATCCTCGCCCCAGGTGATGATCTTGGCAATCATGGAGTCGTAGTTGGGGGGGACGGTGTAACCACTG
The DNA window shown above is from Spongiibacter sp. IMCC21906 and carries:
- the prmA gene encoding 50S ribosomal protein L11 methyltransferase, giving the protein MTWLQLRLDADPSSASELEDALMEIGASAVTMEDDADQPLYEPPIGETPVWQHTRVTGLFPADTDMESLLPALAAFYGQALPPHRTEILEDRDWIREWMDSYQPLQCGNNLWICPSWREPVDPDAVNVLLDPGLAFGTGTHPTTWLCLQWLDSQAIAGKTVIDYGCGSGILGIAALLLGANRLICIDSDPQALLATRENARRNDIDETKIQCLLPDEFDNNVQADVLLANILAGPLLQLAPRLTGLVKNDGLICLSGILDTQGEQLLECYGNGFRELSLTSKEEWVRISGIKTN
- a CDS encoding zinc-ribbon and DUF3426 domain-containing protein, which produces MQTDTTQCPACHTRFRVNPELFKVAEGLVRCGRCQQIFNAAQNTALPTLETQLDTSPSSAQSDPPSAELSDADNTEDSKNAPLENSAEHNAEAQADLNDPLTLLNSLSTVNHDFEHHMPPAKPRRWTWALGNLIVFTLLLWQLAWWQMPQLLASPVAPYVESFCASWQLDCRPTPPATTQSLENLTTRKLVVRKHPEHSDAVIVDTLLVNTGTESRDFPGLLLRFSDINGRTLASRIFQPREYLQGELSSLKSMASQQPIHVVLEIRDPGSQAVNYQMRLVAAKGQNRSR